A genome region from Dolichospermum compactum NIES-806 includes the following:
- a CDS encoding ATP-binding protein: MLQYPLYEFIATVPMCWETNTLAAALDIFVKEQCDRLVIVNSQQRPLGVLYSAQLLPQFLAADTDNNLLNLQQPLSQVDKSLIEPIQTIAAATNLEKFSLVLKDQETQQQSNLDWVLVDSDGKYLGILNTLRLLTLLAQKKISLSSSKEQESHKYATNTKTSHHQKNIEHTANKYQPKIHKSIVHLLAKLPWPIMLQTSQGEVVTQNIAWWQQLGALKDPEGIRKQVETILTPKYIYANPQENQKTNISTTHRQRTSLSAFPFLQESPLPVKDSSNNCVLDTQLGICTCVVEIKTGQERIWQFAKIPLDSNELKIVVSESELPENSEELWLILATDVTEQQQLCKELAAKNADLIQLNRLKDEFLACISHELKTPLTAVLGLSRLLVDQQLGQLNERQARYAGLIHQSGRHLMTVVNDILDLTRMETGQMELTLTPVQIQVVCERAFSDVKNIHYQTNKAKQVSPSDNHTLSNHQFSLAIEPGLEEMVADELRLRQMLVHLLSNAFKFTEISGEIGLRVSRWEGWIAFTVWDTGIGIPEQQQHLIFQKFQQLENPLTRQFEGTGLGLVLTRALARLHGGDVSFLSREGKGSQFTLLLPPSPPKSSFNESEDIVPKIEIGNVINSSPQNLNSSSQRLVLVVEAVAQYIEELTEQLKGLGYRVVIARSGTEALEKARRLQPKAIFLNPLLPLLSGWDVMTLLKSDVLTRHIHVIVTATAAEKEQAFTKQADGFLTLPIKHQALASFLEKISITSEFHRSELENNSINSQNIPLRILRLVHPELEVINLYPSLREHRVIEVDDLDQADLLARVWQFDVILLDMGISTARTYLQQLTKHQRLATLPLVTCDVATTLAASQIPGLSVFPCLSPLTQENNNQNYRQSALSSVLQIAAGICCPINILVVDISMLSDLPKAKRKPIKDDQSVKNCFLNFEDEQINRGYEWFQALIQYLQTAGFRASIASCWSEVVQQVSHKNVDLLLICWQETAINKEVQKAIESLGNLPLNLPPILVLDQKLNEQNYENAAKSRKQRYTSSVETAVRGIATQILPRSISMEELLIQINQSLAN, translated from the coding sequence ATGCTACAGTACCCACTTTATGAATTTATAGCAACTGTGCCAATGTGCTGGGAAACAAATACTCTGGCAGCAGCGTTGGATATTTTTGTTAAAGAACAGTGCGATCGCTTAGTAATAGTCAATTCCCAACAACGTCCACTTGGTGTATTGTATTCTGCTCAATTACTGCCACAATTTTTAGCAGCGGATACTGATAATAACCTCTTAAATTTGCAACAACCACTCTCACAGGTGGATAAATCCCTTATAGAACCAATACAGACCATAGCAGCAGCAACAAATCTGGAAAAATTCAGTTTGGTTCTCAAGGATCAAGAAACTCAACAACAAAGTAATTTAGATTGGGTGCTAGTTGATTCAGATGGTAAATATTTGGGAATTTTAAATACTTTACGCCTATTAACATTGTTAGCTCAGAAGAAAATTTCCCTTAGCTCATCCAAGGAACAAGAAAGTCACAAGTATGCAACAAACACCAAAACTTCTCACCACCAAAAAAACATCGAGCATACAGCCAATAAATATCAGCCAAAAATACACAAATCCATAGTCCACTTATTGGCTAAATTACCCTGGCCAATTATGTTACAAACTAGTCAAGGCGAAGTAGTTACGCAAAATATCGCTTGGTGGCAACAACTGGGAGCATTAAAAGATCCTGAAGGCATTAGAAAACAGGTAGAGACTATACTTACTCCCAAATATATTTATGCTAATCCTCAAGAAAACCAGAAAACCAATATTTCCACAACGCATAGACAAAGAACCTCACTATCAGCTTTCCCTTTTTTACAAGAATCACCTCTACCAGTAAAGGACAGTTCTAACAACTGCGTTTTAGATACGCAATTGGGTATTTGTACTTGTGTGGTTGAAATTAAAACTGGTCAGGAACGGATTTGGCAGTTTGCCAAAATTCCTTTAGATAGTAACGAGTTAAAAATTGTGGTTTCCGAATCAGAATTACCAGAAAATTCAGAGGAACTATGGTTAATATTAGCCACAGATGTAACTGAACAACAACAACTTTGTAAAGAATTAGCAGCAAAAAATGCTGATTTGATTCAACTCAATCGCTTAAAAGATGAGTTTTTAGCTTGCATTAGTCATGAATTAAAAACACCATTAACGGCAGTTTTAGGACTATCCCGCCTTTTGGTAGATCAACAACTGGGACAACTAAATGAGCGTCAAGCTCGTTATGCTGGATTAATTCATCAAAGTGGCAGACATTTGATGACTGTGGTAAATGACATTTTAGATTTAACTCGAATGGAAACGGGACAGATGGAACTTACCCTGACTCCAGTCCAAATTCAAGTAGTATGTGAAAGGGCTTTTTCAGACGTTAAAAACATTCATTATCAAACTAACAAAGCTAAACAAGTATCCCCATCAGACAATCACACTTTATCTAATCACCAATTTAGCCTAGCAATTGAACCAGGTTTAGAAGAAATGGTGGCAGATGAATTACGCTTGCGACAGATGTTAGTACATTTACTTTCTAATGCCTTTAAATTCACAGAAATATCTGGGGAAATTGGCTTACGGGTAAGCCGTTGGGAAGGTTGGATTGCCTTTACTGTTTGGGATACAGGGATTGGTATTCCTGAACAACAACAACATTTAATCTTTCAAAAATTCCAGCAATTAGAAAATCCTCTCACTCGTCAATTTGAAGGAACGGGTTTAGGATTAGTATTAACTAGAGCTTTAGCTCGTTTGCATGGTGGAGATGTCAGTTTCTTATCTCGTGAGGGTAAAGGCAGTCAGTTTACTCTGCTTTTACCTCCCAGTCCACCAAAATCTAGTTTTAATGAGTCTGAAGATATAGTTCCTAAGATAGAAATAGGCAATGTCATTAATTCTTCCCCTCAAAATCTCAATAGTTCTTCCCAAAGATTGGTTTTAGTAGTGGAAGCAGTAGCTCAATATATTGAGGAATTAACTGAACAACTCAAAGGTTTAGGTTATCGTGTTGTTATTGCTAGATCAGGAACAGAGGCACTAGAAAAGGCTCGCCGCTTGCAACCAAAGGCGATATTTTTAAATCCTTTACTGCCTTTACTTTCTGGTTGGGATGTGATGACTTTACTGAAATCTGATGTTTTAACTCGTCATATTCATGTGATTGTCACAGCCACAGCGGCTGAAAAAGAACAAGCATTTACTAAACAAGCTGATGGTTTTTTAACTTTACCAATTAAGCATCAAGCACTAGCATCATTTTTAGAAAAAATATCAATAACGAGCGAATTTCATCGTTCAGAACTGGAAAATAATAGTATCAATTCTCAAAATATTCCTTTGCGAATTCTTAGGTTAGTACATCCAGAATTAGAGGTAATTAATCTCTATCCTTCTCTGCGAGAACATCGGGTTATTGAAGTGGATGATTTAGATCAAGCAGATTTGTTAGCGCGAGTTTGGCAGTTTGATGTAATTTTGCTAGATATGGGAATTTCTACTGCTCGCACTTATCTACAACAATTAACTAAACACCAAAGATTGGCAACTTTGCCATTGGTAACTTGTGATGTTGCGACTACTTTAGCTGCTTCTCAAATACCTGGCTTGTCTGTATTTCCTTGTTTAAGTCCTTTGACTCAGGAAAATAATAATCAAAATTATCGACAAAGTGCTTTGTCATCTGTATTACAAATTGCTGCTGGTATTTGTTGCCCAATCAATATTTTAGTGGTAGATATAAGTATGCTGAGTGATTTACCCAAAGCAAAACGCAAACCAATCAAGGATGATCAGTCAGTCAAAAATTGTTTTCTCAATTTTGAAGATGAGCAAATTAATCGGGGATATGAGTGGTTTCAAGCTTTAATTCAATACTTACAAACTGCTGGATTTAGAGCTTCTATTGCCAGTTGTTGGTCGGAAGTTGTCCAACAAGTTAGCCATAAAAATGTTGATTTACTGTTAATCTGCTGGCAGGAAACGGCAATCAATAAAGAAGTACAAAAGGCTATTGAATCGTTGGGGAATTTACCGTTAAATTTGCCACCAATTTTGGTACTTGACCAAAAATTAAATGAGCAGAATTATGAAAATGCGGCAAAATCTCGGAAACAAAGGTATACATCTTCTGTGGAAACTGCGGTTCGAGGAATTGCTACTCAGATATTACCTCGTTCTATTTCAATGGAAGAGTTATTAATTCAGATCAATCAATCTTTAGCAAATTAA
- a CDS encoding ArnT family glycosyltransferase, protein MSIKLSVIDKVVDKWLKNLQQRPVLAVAVSSLWLLVIGWIAFGWNLGNVGLIDETEPLFAEASRQMLVTGDWITPFFNGETRFDKPALIYWCQAIAYSMMGVNEWAARIPSALAAMGVIALAFYTVQWYFAKKDELEQVTNLPRRYFTAAIAAALMALNAEMIVWGRTGVSDMLLTGCIGSTLLCFYLGYAQNQAPIVIANWRLPNKWYLASYVLIAGAILTKGPVGIVLPGLIMIAFAIYVGKFWELWREMQPILGMGIVLVLSLPWYVLVTWRNGWNFINAFFIYHNIDRFTEVVNGHSAPWYFYFLVVLLGFAPYSVYIPAALVRVNILQRSHWLNQERSQQLGLFTCIWFLGVFGFFTISVTKLPSYVLPLMPAAAILVALFWSDLFPSSLTTTLTPPKFLRISAWINVGFLTILAIALFNLTRIAGPDPAAPELYVQMEKSGILKFGGIIWLLSTITAAILILTHRYRQIITINLLGFIAFIAIVLMPAVAIMDQQRQLPLRELSALIVESKQPNEELIMVGFKKPTVTFYTHKNVNYIKFAQQALEYIQKQASQPTKPLSLLLLVEQGKFQEMDLPPDNYKSLAIKGAYHLIRIPLKTAKPENINLS, encoded by the coding sequence ATGAGTATAAAATTGAGTGTTATTGATAAAGTGGTTGATAAGTGGTTAAAGAATTTACAACAGCGTCCAGTTCTGGCTGTGGCTGTTTCGTCCTTGTGGTTGTTGGTGATTGGTTGGATAGCTTTTGGCTGGAATTTGGGGAATGTGGGCTTAATTGATGAAACTGAGCCGCTGTTTGCTGAAGCTTCCCGGCAAATGTTGGTAACTGGTGATTGGATTACGCCGTTTTTCAATGGTGAAACTCGCTTTGATAAACCTGCTTTGATTTATTGGTGTCAAGCGATCGCCTACTCTATGATGGGAGTAAACGAGTGGGCTGCTCGTATCCCTTCAGCATTGGCAGCAATGGGTGTAATTGCTTTGGCATTTTATACTGTGCAGTGGTATTTTGCCAAAAAAGACGAATTAGAACAAGTTACCAACTTGCCCAGACGTTACTTTACAGCCGCCATAGCCGCAGCCTTAATGGCACTCAACGCAGAAATGATTGTTTGGGGCAGAACTGGCGTTTCCGATATGTTGCTTACCGGCTGTATCGGTTCAACATTATTATGCTTCTATTTGGGATATGCTCAAAATCAAGCTCCTATAGTCATTGCTAATTGGCGACTTCCCAATAAATGGTATTTAGCAAGTTATGTATTAATTGCTGGGGCAATATTAACGAAGGGTCCAGTAGGTATTGTTTTACCAGGACTGATTATGATTGCCTTTGCCATATATGTCGGGAAATTTTGGGAACTGTGGCGGGAAATGCAGCCAATTTTGGGCATGGGGATCGTTTTAGTGTTATCACTTCCCTGGTATGTTTTAGTAACTTGGCGCAACGGCTGGAATTTTATTAATGCCTTTTTTATCTATCACAATATAGACCGTTTCACCGAAGTCGTTAATGGTCATTCAGCCCCTTGGTATTTTTACTTTTTAGTCGTTTTGTTGGGGTTTGCACCTTATTCAGTGTACATCCCGGCGGCTCTAGTTAGAGTCAATATTTTGCAGCGATCGCACTGGTTAAACCAAGAACGCTCTCAACAACTAGGTTTATTTACCTGTATATGGTTTCTGGGTGTGTTTGGATTTTTCACAATTTCCGTCACCAAACTGCCCAGCTACGTATTGCCATTAATGCCAGCAGCGGCAATTCTTGTGGCATTATTTTGGAGTGATCTTTTCCCCAGTTCACTAACTACTACCCTAACGCCTCCCAAATTTTTACGCATCAGTGCTTGGATAAACGTAGGATTCTTGACTATTCTGGCGATCGCTCTCTTTAATCTTACCCGAATTGCTGGACCTGATCCCGCTGCTCCCGAATTATATGTACAAATGGAGAAATCAGGAATCCTCAAATTTGGAGGCATAATTTGGTTATTATCTACAATTACCGCCGCCATTCTCATCTTAACTCACCGTTACCGACAGATCATCACCATTAACTTATTAGGATTTATCGCCTTTATTGCGATCGTTTTAATGCCTGCTGTTGCCATCATGGATCAACAGCGTCAACTCCCTCTCAGAGAATTATCCGCCCTCATTGTTGAATCAAAACAACCCAACGAAGAATTAATTATGGTTGGATTCAAAAAACCTACCGTGACTTTCTACACGCACAAAAATGTTAATTACATCAAATTTGCTCAACAAGCTCTTGAATATATTCAAAAGCAAGCATCCCAACCAACTAAACCACTATCATTATTACTCTTAGTTGAACAGGGAAAATTTCAAGAAATGGACTTACCACCCGATAATTACAAAAGTCTAGCTATCAAAGGTGCTTATCATCTGATTCGCATTCCTTTGAAAACAGCCAAACCAGAAAATATCAACTTGTCTTAA
- a CDS encoding DUF565 domain-containing protein, whose translation MQNTRLNNLLETIYRSLSEWFLNPWRRLSLLLISFLFGFFLGSAVSTTAGQKAELDIVVAGFLVLLTEITSRIFYSRSFFARQVFWVATLNYLKVGFIYSLFLEALKLGS comes from the coding sequence ATGCAAAATACTCGTCTAAACAACCTATTAGAAACAATTTATAGAAGCTTGAGTGAATGGTTTCTGAATCCTTGGCGACGGTTATCATTACTACTAATTAGTTTTTTGTTTGGTTTTTTTTTGGGATCAGCAGTATCAACAACCGCTGGACAGAAGGCAGAATTAGACATCGTAGTAGCCGGATTTTTAGTGCTATTAACTGAAATCACCAGTAGGATATTTTACAGTCGTAGTTTTTTTGCTCGGCAAGTGTTTTGGGTAGCAACGCTCAACTATCTCAAGGTTGGTTTTATCTACAGTCTATTTCTAGAAGCCTTGAAACTGGGTTCGTGA
- a CDS encoding glycerate kinase, with amino-acid sequence MSGEWLSKILTTDTSWQVLAQAAALADPLRAKVFNITSDHVAEIMENRGDLLKLVFPDFSQFCQTSLKTDPQGMLQVLWDVWLPVGMKIAAQRQELGKPLVQGILGAQGTGKTTMSGVLKLILQRLGYRTLSLSLDDLYKTYSDRLALMQQDPRLVWRGPPGTHDIHLALSVLDQIHQSKSPVIVPRFDKSAHGGAGDRTTSEIITNPIDIVLFEGWFVGVKPIPPQALLTPPPPILTDADRQFASDMNNQLKSYLPLWEKLDSLIVLYPTDYRYSLTWRKQAERQMITTGKSGMSEAQIEEFVHYFWRSLHPELFINPLIQSSAVDFVIEINADHSFGKIRKPI; translated from the coding sequence ATGAGTGGCGAATGGTTGAGTAAGATTTTGACAACGGACACATCTTGGCAAGTATTAGCGCAAGCCGCAGCATTGGCAGATCCTTTGCGAGCTAAGGTGTTTAATATTACTTCTGATCATGTGGCTGAAATTATGGAAAACAGAGGGGATTTACTGAAGTTAGTTTTCCCTGATTTTAGTCAATTTTGTCAAACTAGCCTAAAAACTGATCCTCAAGGAATGTTGCAGGTGTTGTGGGATGTATGGCTACCTGTGGGAATGAAAATTGCAGCACAGCGTCAAGAGTTAGGGAAACCTTTGGTTCAGGGAATTTTAGGCGCACAAGGCACGGGTAAAACCACAATGTCCGGGGTACTGAAGTTGATTCTCCAGCGCTTGGGATATAGGACTTTAAGCTTGTCTTTGGATGACTTGTACAAAACTTATAGCGATCGCTTGGCTTTAATGCAGCAAGATCCCCGTTTAGTTTGGCGAGGTCCGCCCGGAACCCACGATATTCACCTAGCCTTAAGTGTACTAGATCAGATTCACCAAAGCAAGAGTCCTGTGATAGTTCCTCGATTTGATAAATCTGCTCATGGGGGTGCAGGCGATCGCACTACTTCTGAGATTATCACAAATCCCATAGATATTGTTCTGTTTGAAGGTTGGTTTGTGGGTGTAAAACCAATTCCTCCCCAAGCATTATTAACTCCACCACCACCTATTCTTACAGATGCAGATAGACAATTTGCCTCTGATATGAATAATCAACTCAAAAGTTATTTACCACTCTGGGAAAAATTAGATAGTTTAATAGTTCTTTATCCCACAGATTACCGTTATTCATTAACATGGCGCAAGCAAGCAGAAAGACAAATGATTACTACTGGTAAATCAGGAATGTCTGAAGCACAAATAGAAGAATTTGTTCATTACTTTTGGCGTTCTTTACACCCAGAATTATTCATTAATCCTTTAATTCAATCATCCGCAGTTGATTTCGTAATTGAAATTAATGCTGATCATAGTTTTGGAAAAATCAGAAAACCTATCTGA
- a CDS encoding protein adenylyltransferase SelO: MALDETPNHTPTTNPLLTLNYESALESLGDDYYDQVVAEEFPQHILRWRNDALLPRLGVDPQVVKDEDFINAFGKFEGREPLLALRYHGYQFGQYNSQLGDGRGFLYGQVRGIDGELYDFGTKGSGRTPYSRGGDGMLTLKGGVREVLAAEALHYLGVRTSRCLSMIETGLGLWRGDEPSPTRSSVMIRMSKSHIRFGTFERLNYFKRHDLTQKLLDHVIEHYYPYLQTENDKYALFYAELVRRVAELVAQWMAAGFCHAVLNTDNMSITGESFDYGPYAFIPTYDLQFTAAYFDYYKRYCYSQQPGICKLNLELFQETLKAIIDQGDLDAALSKFAEYYQTEYRALMLRKLGFKNLQLEEADEFLRLTITFLHDSQVGYHQFFADIADTFSSKWRDDPALVMNGSEIIPSLGTSAIFDNWCFLYHKILNHFDLDQMDKIGKTLAESNPKTALLRPVIESVWERITDDDNWQPFYDLVETLQKGK, encoded by the coding sequence ATGGCTCTGGATGAAACTCCCAATCACACCCCTACCACTAATCCTTTACTTACCCTCAATTATGAATCAGCCTTAGAATCTCTAGGTGATGACTACTATGATCAAGTTGTCGCCGAGGAATTTCCCCAACATATTTTACGTTGGCGCAATGACGCACTACTACCACGCTTAGGAGTTGATCCCCAAGTAGTTAAAGACGAAGATTTTATTAACGCTTTTGGTAAATTTGAGGGACGAGAACCCCTGTTAGCACTACGTTATCACGGTTATCAATTTGGACAATATAACTCCCAATTAGGTGACGGTAGAGGCTTTCTCTATGGTCAAGTGCGGGGTATTGATGGGGAATTATACGATTTTGGCACAAAAGGTTCGGGAAGAACTCCCTACTCCCGTGGTGGTGACGGAATGTTAACCCTTAAAGGGGGAGTGCGGGAAGTTCTCGCCGCTGAAGCACTTCATTATTTAGGGGTTCGCACTTCTCGCTGTTTGAGTATGATTGAAACGGGTTTAGGTTTGTGGCGCGGTGATGAACCTTCGCCAACTCGTTCTTCTGTAATGATTCGCATGAGTAAATCTCATATTCGTTTTGGTACGTTTGAACGATTAAACTATTTTAAAAGACATGATTTAACTCAAAAACTGTTAGATCATGTCATTGAACACTATTATCCCTATTTACAGACTGAAAATGATAAATATGCTTTATTTTATGCTGAATTAGTGCGGCGCGTCGCTGAATTAGTAGCTCAATGGATGGCAGCGGGTTTTTGTCATGCAGTTCTAAATACTGATAATATGTCAATTACCGGGGAAAGTTTTGACTATGGACCCTATGCGTTTATTCCTACTTACGATCTCCAATTTACGGCTGCATATTTCGATTATTATAAACGTTATTGTTACAGTCAGCAACCAGGGATTTGCAAGTTGAATTTAGAACTTTTTCAAGAAACTTTAAAGGCAATAATTGATCAAGGTGATTTGGATGCAGCTTTATCTAAGTTTGCTGAATATTATCAAACTGAATATCGAGCTTTAATGTTGAGAAAATTGGGTTTTAAAAATTTACAATTAGAGGAAGCCGATGAATTTTTGCGGTTAACTATTACCTTTTTACATGATAGTCAAGTTGGTTATCATCAGTTCTTTGCTGATATAGCGGATACCTTTTCTAGTAAATGGCGAGATGATCCAGCTTTGGTAATGAATGGTTCAGAAATTATTCCCTCATTAGGAACATCAGCAATTTTTGATAATTGGTGTTTCCTCTATCATAAAATTCTCAATCATTTTGATCTGGATCAAATGGATAAAATTGGTAAAACTCTGGCTGAATCTAATCCCAAAACAGCTTTATTAAGACCTGTAATTGAGTCTGTTTGGGAACGAATCACTGACGACGATAATTGGCAACCTTTTTATGATTTAGTGGAAACACTACAGAAAGGGAAGTAA
- a CDS encoding DUF6671 family protein: protein MSIYNDRVAILATMHNKEKVISPLLKEHLGINLIVPQGLNTDIFGTFTREIKRPDTQVVTARLKAKKALEVYDEKIAIASEGSFAPHPLIPYIYANREIIIFLDQENDLEIIGEVFSIETNFNHQIISSLKEAEEFGKKVGFPEHGLVISFDDISRGRTEFIKGIISPENLIKSVEIAIKNTNGKFNIETDMRAMYNPTRMENIALATQDLINKINSLCPQCNTPGFRINQKIPGLPCELCHQPTSLIKAVIFQCQKCNFSQQQLFPNNQEFADPSLCEYCNP from the coding sequence ATGTCAATATATAATGATCGCGTGGCTATTTTGGCGACAATGCACAATAAAGAAAAAGTAATTTCTCCTTTATTGAAAGAACATTTAGGAATTAATTTGATAGTTCCTCAAGGCTTAAATACTGATATTTTTGGGACTTTTACGAGAGAAATTAAACGTCCAGATACACAGGTTGTTACTGCTAGATTAAAAGCTAAAAAAGCCTTAGAGGTGTATGATGAAAAAATAGCCATCGCTAGTGAAGGAAGTTTTGCACCTCATCCCCTAATTCCCTATATTTATGCTAATCGAGAAATAATTATTTTTCTAGATCAAGAAAATGATTTAGAAATTATTGGTGAAGTATTTTCTATAGAAACTAATTTTAATCATCAGATTATATCTAGTTTAAAAGAAGCTGAAGAATTTGGAAAGAAAGTAGGTTTTCCCGAACATGGTTTAGTAATTTCATTTGATGATATATCCAGAGGAAGAACAGAATTTATTAAAGGTATTATCAGCCCAGAAAACCTGATCAAATCAGTAGAAATTGCCATAAAAAACACAAACGGTAAATTTAATATAGAAACAGATATGAGAGCAATGTATAATCCTACCAGAATGGAAAATATTGCTCTCGCTACCCAAGACCTAATTAATAAAATTAATAGTTTATGTCCCCAATGTAATACGCCTGGTTTTAGGATCAATCAAAAAATACCTGGACTGCCTTGTGAACTTTGTCATCAGCCAACTTCATTAATTAAAGCAGTAATTTTTCAATGTCAAAAATGCAATTTTAGCCAACAACAATTATTTCCTAACAATCAAGAATTTGCTGATCCTAGTTTATGTGAATATTGTAATCCTTAG
- a CDS encoding GNAT family N-acetyltransferase, with protein sequence MTSEPPILTSDRLILRMAVIEDIPYILKYFTENKEYLTPFYPKWDENFFTDDYWEYQVETSFWEFVNNYSLKLFIYLKHQPRKVMGTANFSSFVYSAAQFCQLGYSLAESAQGYGYMTEALSISTKYVFQELNLHRIMANYMPHNRRSGNVLKRVGFVVEGYARDYLMINGKWEDHIFTSLTNPHWRPNL encoded by the coding sequence ATGACATCAGAGCCACCAATTCTGACAAGCGATCGCCTAATATTAAGAATGGCAGTGATAGAGGATATTCCTTACATACTCAAATATTTTACGGAAAACAAGGAATATCTTACGCCATTTTATCCTAAATGGGATGAAAACTTTTTCACTGACGATTATTGGGAGTATCAAGTAGAAACCAGTTTCTGGGAATTTGTGAACAACTATTCATTAAAACTATTTATTTATCTGAAACATCAGCCTAGAAAAGTTATGGGAACAGCTAATTTTAGCAGTTTTGTCTATAGTGCTGCTCAATTTTGTCAATTAGGATACAGTTTAGCAGAATCAGCACAAGGTTATGGTTACATGACAGAAGCCTTGTCTATTTCCACTAAGTATGTTTTTCAAGAATTAAATCTGCACCGCATTATGGCTAATTATATGCCACATAATCGCCGGAGTGGGAATGTTCTTAAAAGGGTCGGTTTTGTAGTTGAAGGATATGCTAGGGATTATTTAATGATTAATGGTAAATGGGAAGATCATATTTTCACCAGTTTAACAAATCCCCATTGGCGACCAAATTTATAA
- the bioB gene encoding biotin synthase BioB, with protein MTVEIRYNWQPTEILTIYNTPFLELIYQAATVHRQYHKPEQIQVCKLISIKTGACPEDCGYCAQSSRYKTEVKPEALLEKETVINIAKTAKESGVSRVCMGAAWREVRDNSQFEEVLDMVKDVTGMGLEVCCTLGMLTENQAKRLEDAGLYAYNHNLDTSEEYYSTVITTRTYGDRLNTIANVRQTNVTVCSGGILGLGENISDRVGMLHTLSNLQPHPESVPINILSQVPGTPLENQPDVPIWDVVRMIATARIIMPKSDVRLSAGRARLSQVEQALCFMAGANSIFSSDDNKMLTVTTPCPDYDADKEMLNLLGLEMRPPFQKQEKTPTPAMI; from the coding sequence ATAACAGTGGAAATACGTTACAATTGGCAACCAACAGAGATATTGACAATATATAATACACCATTTCTAGAGCTAATTTATCAAGCTGCTACTGTGCATCGTCAATATCACAAACCTGAACAAATACAAGTTTGTAAGCTTATCTCTATTAAAACCGGTGCGTGTCCAGAAGATTGCGGTTATTGCGCTCAATCTTCCCGCTACAAAACCGAGGTAAAACCCGAAGCACTGTTAGAAAAAGAAACAGTCATCAATATTGCCAAAACAGCCAAAGAAAGCGGTGTAAGTCGGGTTTGTATGGGTGCTGCTTGGCGAGAAGTCCGGGATAATTCCCAATTTGAGGAAGTTCTGGATATGGTCAAGGATGTAACTGGCATGGGTTTAGAGGTATGCTGTACCTTGGGAATGTTGACAGAAAACCAAGCCAAGCGGTTAGAGGATGCGGGATTATATGCTTATAACCATAATCTTGATACCTCAGAGGAATATTACAGCACTGTAATTACAACTCGAACTTATGGCGATCGCCTGAATACGATTGCCAATGTTCGCCAAACCAATGTTACCGTATGTTCGGGCGGTATTCTCGGTTTAGGGGAAAATATTAGCGATAGAGTCGGAATGTTACATACTCTCTCAAATTTACAGCCTCACCCCGAATCCGTACCCATCAATATTCTTTCCCAAGTTCCCGGTACACCTTTAGAAAATCAACCAGATGTCCCCATTTGGGATGTAGTGCGGATGATTGCCACTGCTAGAATTATTATGCCTAAATCTGACGTGCGGTTAAGTGCAGGTAGGGCGAGACTTTCCCAAGTAGAACAAGCTTTATGCTTCATGGCTGGTGCAAATTCCATCTTCTCCAGCGATGATAATAAAATGTTGACGGTGACAACTCCCTGTCCTGATTATGACGCAGATAAAGAAATGTTGAATTTGCTTGGTTTGGAAATGCGTCCCCCATTCCAAAAGCAGGAAAAAACACCAACTCCAGCGATGATATAA